One segment of Anatilimnocola aggregata DNA contains the following:
- a CDS encoding vWA domain-containing protein translates to MTTISTREEIPRAAGLATGASLPSWLMSLVVHLSALTVLSIYLQPTPRGIDIEPTRTGGIVLASASGGAMNYLEEGEEAGTSNASTAASPAAFGGSALPELTEQPLNSGPQLPTGDGSTGFGALPGDLQRNGLPGATGMTQGSGGTGKRGIGDSSQAETSVFGVSGRGSRFVYVFDRSASMSGYEGRPLSAAKRELLASLQSLERVHQFQVIFYNDRPHLMNLNPGQQPQLVFADDQGKRLASTFVGGVVADGGTRHIDALLMAIQMRPDVIFFLTDADEPRLSAVELRKIRDRSRGVSINTIEFGSGPSSGRYTFLRQLADENNGKHAYVDVTSLPLQ, encoded by the coding sequence ATGACGACTATTTCCACTCGCGAAGAAATTCCCCGCGCTGCGGGCCTGGCGACAGGGGCCAGCTTGCCGTCGTGGTTGATGTCGCTGGTGGTGCATCTGTCGGCGCTGACGGTCCTCTCGATTTACCTGCAACCAACGCCGCGCGGCATCGATATCGAACCCACGCGCACCGGCGGCATCGTTTTGGCGAGTGCCAGCGGCGGGGCAATGAATTATTTGGAAGAAGGGGAAGAAGCCGGGACGAGCAATGCCAGCACTGCCGCCAGTCCAGCGGCGTTTGGCGGTTCCGCACTGCCCGAGTTAACCGAACAGCCTCTCAACAGCGGTCCACAGTTGCCCACAGGTGATGGCAGCACCGGTTTTGGTGCGTTGCCTGGCGATTTGCAAAGGAATGGCTTGCCTGGTGCCACAGGCATGACCCAAGGGAGCGGCGGCACTGGCAAACGGGGCATTGGCGATAGCTCGCAGGCCGAGACGAGCGTCTTTGGTGTTAGCGGGCGAGGTTCGCGGTTTGTCTATGTGTTCGATCGTTCGGCGAGTATGTCGGGCTATGAAGGGAGACCTCTTTCTGCCGCCAAGCGAGAACTGCTTGCCAGTTTGCAAAGCCTCGAGCGGGTGCACCAGTTCCAGGTCATCTTTTACAACGACCGGCCGCACTTGATGAACTTGAATCCCGGCCAGCAGCCGCAGTTGGTGTTTGCCGACGATCAAGGGAAGCGGCTCGCCTCGACGTTTGTCGGTGGCGTTGTGGCCGACGGTGGCACCCGGCACATCGACGCCCTGCTGATGGCAATTCAGATGCGACCCGACGTCATTTTCTTTCTCACCGATGCTGACGAACCGCGCCTAAGCGCGGTGGAACTGCGCAAGATTCGCGACCGCAGCCGCGGCGTTTCGATCAACACCATTGAATTCGGTTCTGGCCCTTCCAGCGGCCGCTATACCTTCCTGCGCCAACTGGCTGACGAGAACAACGGCAAGCACGCCTATGTCGATGTTACATCGCTGCCACTGCAGTAA
- the dnaG gene encoding DNA primase, with the protein MSSASFGTAKDEIRQAINIVDLVGSYLDLRRQGSGYVALCPWHDDSKPSLQVNPARQIWKCWVCGIGGDIFSFIMRHEGVEFREALKLLADRAGIQLTQQKQRPITPGSPDDKAALLAATAWAEKQFHEYLLKSEAAEVARQYLEDRGITPASVEKFNIGFSPDSFTWLLDRSRNTPHSPAVLEAVDLVGKSERGTFYDRFRGRVIFPIRDAQSRPIAFGGRVLPSSKDQGGKYVNSRETKLFSKREQLYALDLASKAARKSRHLTVVEGYTDVVLCHQFGVDDVVACLGTALGEGHIPLLRRFADTITLLLDGDEAGQKRTNDILELFVTATIDLRVLTLPDELDPADFLLEYGATQFNQLLKEKSVDALEHKIRVATHELDIARETHRASTALEEILATLAKYAMARGADPKSLRTQQLIARLARQFLVEETFVRERYNQLCQVSREAKRPVIVTSAPASTSQIPLRPEFKLNAISMDEIELLEILVAHYELAGTALSELGELDLSADATKVIFRTYRQLEEAGESLDFGRVLAEIEDAQLKSLMVQLVEVADRKASKANLDPPTRLRHLLQKIHRGHEQRIIREKEEYLQLPEANDQQKHDVFLEILEAKRRQQGLIAPTDG; encoded by the coding sequence GTGAGTTCCGCTAGTTTCGGCACAGCCAAGGACGAAATCCGCCAGGCGATTAATATCGTCGACCTGGTCGGCTCGTACCTCGACCTGCGCCGACAAGGGAGCGGATACGTGGCCCTCTGCCCGTGGCACGACGACTCGAAACCGTCGCTGCAAGTGAATCCCGCCCGCCAGATCTGGAAATGTTGGGTCTGCGGCATCGGCGGCGACATCTTCAGTTTCATCATGCGGCACGAAGGGGTCGAGTTTCGCGAAGCCTTAAAGCTGCTGGCCGATCGGGCTGGCATTCAACTCACCCAGCAAAAGCAGCGGCCAATCACGCCGGGAAGTCCAGACGATAAGGCAGCCCTGCTCGCTGCAACCGCCTGGGCTGAGAAGCAATTTCACGAATATCTACTGAAGTCAGAAGCGGCTGAAGTCGCCAGACAATACTTGGAAGACCGCGGCATCACCCCCGCCAGCGTCGAGAAATTCAACATCGGCTTTAGTCCCGACAGCTTCACCTGGCTGCTCGACCGAAGTCGCAACACGCCCCATTCCCCCGCAGTTTTGGAAGCGGTCGACCTGGTCGGCAAGAGCGAGCGGGGAACGTTCTATGATCGTTTCCGCGGCCGCGTAATCTTTCCGATTCGTGACGCACAATCGCGACCCATTGCCTTTGGCGGTCGTGTGCTGCCGAGCTCGAAGGACCAGGGTGGCAAGTACGTTAACTCGCGCGAGACAAAACTGTTTAGCAAGCGGGAACAACTCTACGCCCTCGATCTCGCCAGCAAAGCTGCGCGAAAGTCGCGACACTTGACGGTTGTGGAAGGATATACCGACGTAGTGCTGTGCCATCAGTTCGGCGTCGACGATGTCGTCGCCTGCCTCGGTACCGCGCTGGGCGAAGGTCATATTCCCCTGCTCCGCCGCTTTGCCGACACCATTACACTTCTACTCGATGGCGACGAAGCAGGGCAAAAGCGAACCAACGACATTCTGGAACTGTTCGTCACGGCGACCATCGACTTGCGGGTACTTACACTCCCCGATGAACTCGATCCCGCTGATTTTCTGCTCGAGTACGGTGCCACTCAGTTCAATCAACTGCTGAAGGAAAAGTCGGTCGACGCGCTCGAACACAAGATTCGTGTGGCCACCCACGAACTAGATATTGCTCGTGAAACACATCGCGCTTCGACAGCACTCGAAGAAATCCTGGCCACACTCGCCAAGTATGCGATGGCCCGCGGTGCCGACCCCAAGAGCTTGCGAACCCAACAACTAATTGCCCGCCTGGCCCGGCAGTTTTTGGTCGAAGAAACGTTCGTCCGCGAGCGTTACAACCAACTATGCCAGGTAAGTCGCGAAGCAAAGCGCCCGGTGATCGTCACTTCAGCGCCGGCTTCTACTTCGCAGATTCCGCTTCGCCCCGAATTCAAACTGAACGCGATTTCGATGGACGAAATCGAGTTGCTCGAGATTCTGGTCGCTCATTACGAATTGGCCGGCACGGCACTTTCGGAACTAGGTGAACTCGATCTGTCGGCCGACGCCACCAAGGTGATTTTTCGAACGTATCGCCAGCTGGAAGAAGCCGGTGAGTCGCTCGACTTTGGCCGTGTGCTGGCAGAAATTGAAGATGCCCAATTGAAGAGCCTGATGGTGCAACTGGTGGAAGTGGCCGACCGCAAGGCCAGCAAAGCGAACCTCGATCCACCCACACGATTGCGGCATTTGTTACAGAAGATTCACCGCGGCCACGAGCAGCGGATCATTCGCGAGAAGGAAGAGTATCTACAGTTACCGGAGGCCAACGACCAACAAAAGCACGATGTGTTTTTAGAGATATTGGAAGCGAAACGCCGGCAGCAAGGATTGATCGCGCCCACGGATGGGTAG